A window from Culex pipiens pallens isolate TS chromosome 3, TS_CPP_V2, whole genome shotgun sequence encodes these proteins:
- the LOC120419556 gene encoding CD63 antigen-like, protein MALGCTLTTVKFLLLVTNLFTLLCGVSLAIVGTVMHVRYSSINGLYAEQNSLLAYEALLAVTLGMIAFVISFFGFFGAARNSACMISTYAFLLLVLMVIQIGFAAGSFLQYEEARVYFLGRVEANFDRIFRSAGGADLRSNPAIARVQRLFQCCGKHSYKEWGRWLPESCCRGGITAGCKPYETGCVEQLEDYFVRSARTFGWLLICFTVIEFVAALSGCWLANGLRDEEAARKRVQFQRVPAGRVNP, encoded by the coding sequence ATGGCCCTCGGTTGCACCCTGACGACGGTCAAGTTCCTGCTGCTGGTGACCAACCTGTTTACGCTGCTGTGCGGCGTCTCGCTGGCCATCGTCGGAACCGTGATGCACGTCCGGTACTCCTCCATCAACGGGCTGTACGCGGAGCAGAACTCCCTGCTGGCGTACGAAGCGCTGCTGGCCGTAACCCTTGGCATGATCGCGTTCGTCATTTCCTTCTTTGGATTCTTCGGTGCGGCCCGGAACTCCGCCTGCATGATCTCCACGTACGCGTTCCTGCTGCTGGTGCTGATGGTCATCCAGATTGGGTTCGCCGCCGGGTCGTTCCTACAGTACGAGGAGGCTCGGGTGTACTTTTTGGGCCGTGTCGAGGCCAACTTTGACCGGATCTTCCGGTCGGCGGGTGGTGCCGATCTGCGCAGTAATCCCGCAATCGCGCGCGTCCAGCGGCTCTTCCAGTGCTGCGGGAAGCACTCGTACAAGGAGTGGGGCCGCTGGCTGCCGGAGTCGTGCTGTAGAGGGGGGATCACCGCCGGTTGTAAGCCGTACGAAACGGGTTGCGTGGAGCAGCTGGAGGATTACTTTGTCCGGTCGGCGCGGACCTTCGGCTGGCTGTTGATCTGCTTCACGGTGATCGAGTTTGTGGCCGCCCTTTCGGGTTGTTGGCTGGCGAACGGCCTCCGGGATGAGGAGGCGGCTCGAAAGCGGGTTCAGTTTCAGCGGGTTCCAGCGGGTCGCGTCAATCCTTAG